A stretch of Geomonas oryzisoli DNA encodes these proteins:
- a CDS encoding Crp/Fnr family transcriptional regulator encodes MPNKMKLSDADLLALFHADPDFQANFTPRHYAKKTLVYSPFEEKNLVFVVRSGRLRIYLAYEDKEFTLALLEKGDVFSTHTPAFVQALEGTEILVCSTATFGQALARRPELSLTMVKVLGELLQSSIQTIEGLAFKDVRLRLVDFLLGAAADRGRVTTEGTVVQLGLGTEDIALLVGTTRQTISQIINDFIKAGLLVKIDRKTLLIKDLAAFQEMKEVS; translated from the coding sequence ATGCCGAACAAGATGAAGCTTTCCGACGCGGATCTCCTCGCACTCTTCCACGCCGATCCCGACTTCCAGGCCAACTTCACCCCGCGCCACTACGCCAAAAAGACCCTGGTCTACTCCCCCTTCGAAGAGAAGAACCTCGTCTTCGTGGTGCGCAGCGGCCGGCTGCGCATCTACCTCGCCTACGAGGACAAGGAGTTCACCCTTGCCCTGCTGGAAAAGGGTGACGTTTTCAGCACCCATACCCCCGCCTTCGTGCAGGCCCTGGAGGGGACCGAGATCCTGGTCTGCAGCACCGCGACCTTCGGGCAGGCGCTCGCCCGCCGCCCCGAGCTCTCCCTCACCATGGTGAAGGTGCTCGGCGAGTTGCTGCAGAGCTCCATCCAGACTATCGAAGGGCTGGCCTTCAAGGACGTCCGCCTGCGCCTGGTCGATTTCCTGCTCGGTGCGGCGGCCGACCGTGGCCGGGTTACCACGGAGGGGACCGTGGTGCAGCTTGGGCTGGGGACCGAAGACATCGCCCTCCTGGTCGGCACCACGCGACAGACCATCTCGCAGATCATCAACGACTTCATCAAGGCCGGCCTGCTGGTGAAGATCGACCGCAAGACCCTCCTCATAAAGGATCTCGCTGCGTTCCAGGAGATGAAGGAAGTTTCCTGA
- a CDS encoding NADH-quinone oxidoreductase subunit C, protein MTDLTTNVAAALVCAAGEQTEVAWRRDRKGVLTGWCRLPSGEALLPAARAVAELKGRLAMVTPYLPERAKERGEREIAYHFDLDGATLTLTVVLPLDWARVPSLTPIFRNCDWQERELMELYDVQVVGHPDPRRLFLDHSLPHAPFERLVPYSTFTNAATSKALWDKVLGEREDA, encoded by the coding sequence ATGACCGATTTGACGACGAACGTTGCCGCCGCGCTGGTCTGCGCGGCGGGTGAGCAAACCGAGGTGGCGTGGCGCCGGGACCGCAAGGGCGTCCTCACCGGCTGGTGCCGGCTTCCCTCCGGCGAAGCGCTGCTCCCGGCGGCCCGCGCCGTGGCGGAATTGAAGGGACGCCTGGCCATGGTGACCCCCTACCTCCCGGAACGGGCCAAGGAGAGGGGTGAGCGCGAGATCGCCTACCACTTTGACCTGGACGGCGCCACCCTCACCCTCACCGTGGTGCTGCCGCTGGATTGGGCGCGGGTCCCATCCCTGACGCCGATCTTCCGCAACTGCGACTGGCAGGAGCGGGAGCTGATGGAACTCTACGACGTCCAGGTGGTGGGACACCCCGACCCCAGGCGCCTGTTCCTCGATCACTCTCTGCCCCACGCCCCCTTCGAGCGCCTGGTCCCGTATTCCACCTTCACCAACGCGGCGACCAGCAAGGCCCTCTGGGACAAGGTGCTGGGCGAACGGGAGGACGCATGA
- a CDS encoding hydrogenase large subunit, giving the protein MTTKIIELGPHQLALEEPMYFRVQLEGDRVADLDVMPGQVHRGMEHLVMRRNLYQNITLLERLCSLCSNSHPSTFCAAVEEVAGIAIPERAEYLRAVADEIKRIASHLFCCAVQANAIGEIPLFRRVMEVREIMQRAKEAIYGNRMDLAANVIGGVRYDLAPEGIAYLYQAMEDMKKPLDELYLQFANNPVLMARMAWVGVLPREAAVECAVVGPVARACGIDYDVRKKSPYGAYDRLEFEVATQTAGDVRARNLVRLTEARQSVSLIEQCLAQLPSGPLCADNLPEIPAGEAIAKSEAPRGELMYYLRTDGSDFPVRLKWRVPSYMNWDALKVMLKGEPVANIPLIVNSIDPCIACTDR; this is encoded by the coding sequence ATGACCACGAAAATCATCGAACTGGGGCCGCACCAGCTGGCCCTCGAGGAGCCGATGTACTTCCGGGTGCAACTGGAAGGGGATCGGGTGGCCGATCTGGACGTGATGCCGGGGCAGGTGCATCGCGGCATGGAGCACCTGGTGATGCGCCGCAACCTGTACCAGAACATCACCCTCCTGGAGCGCCTCTGCTCGCTCTGTTCCAACAGTCACCCGAGCACCTTTTGCGCCGCGGTCGAGGAGGTGGCCGGCATCGCCATCCCCGAGCGGGCCGAGTATCTGCGCGCGGTGGCGGACGAGATCAAGCGCATCGCCTCGCATCTCTTCTGCTGCGCGGTGCAGGCCAACGCCATCGGTGAGATCCCGCTTTTCCGCCGGGTGATGGAGGTCCGCGAGATCATGCAACGCGCGAAGGAGGCGATCTACGGCAACCGGATGGACCTCGCCGCCAACGTGATCGGCGGGGTGCGTTACGATCTTGCGCCCGAGGGGATCGCATACCTCTACCAGGCCATGGAGGATATGAAAAAGCCGCTGGACGAGCTCTACCTGCAGTTCGCCAACAACCCGGTGCTCATGGCCCGGATGGCGTGGGTGGGGGTGCTGCCGCGCGAGGCGGCGGTCGAGTGCGCCGTGGTGGGGCCGGTGGCCCGCGCCTGTGGTATCGACTACGACGTGCGCAAGAAGAGCCCCTACGGCGCCTACGACCGGTTGGAGTTCGAGGTGGCAACGCAGACGGCGGGAGACGTCCGGGCGCGCAACCTGGTGCGGCTCACCGAGGCGCGCCAGTCGGTGTCGCTCATCGAGCAGTGCCTGGCGCAACTCCCGTCCGGACCGCTCTGCGCGGACAACCTCCCGGAAATCCCGGCGGGCGAGGCCATCGCCAAGTCGGAGGCGCCGCGCGGCGAGCTGATGTACTACCTCAGGACCGACGGCTCGGACTTCCCGGTGCGCCTGAAGTGGCGCGTCCCCTCGTACATGAACTGGGACGCGCTCAAGGTGATGCTGAAGGGGGAGCCGGTGGCCAATATCCCGCTTATCGTGAACAGCATCGACCCCTGCATCGCCTGCACGGACCGCTAG
- the hypA gene encoding hydrogenase maturation nickel metallochaperone HypA, whose amino-acid sequence MHEITLVTGLFEIINEQVAAQGIESISKVRLKVGELAAVEPMTLAACFEVVAEGTVAEGAQLEIEEVPLTGRCRACGERFRIENFSFICPSCQGGDVELVGGRELHLESLEATMKSR is encoded by the coding sequence ATGCACGAGATCACCCTGGTGACGGGGCTTTTCGAGATCATCAACGAGCAGGTGGCGGCCCAGGGGATCGAATCCATCTCCAAGGTGCGCCTGAAGGTGGGGGAGCTGGCGGCGGTGGAGCCGATGACCCTGGCGGCCTGCTTCGAGGTGGTGGCGGAGGGGACCGTGGCCGAAGGGGCGCAGCTCGAGATCGAGGAGGTGCCGCTTACCGGCCGCTGCCGCGCCTGCGGGGAGCGTTTCAGGATTGAAAACTTCAGCTTCATTTGCCCCTCCTGTCAGGGAGGGGACGTGGAGTTGGTTGGCGGGCGCGAACTACACCTGGAGAGCCTGGAAGCAACGATGAAATCCCGTTAG
- a CDS encoding 4Fe-4S dicluster domain-containing protein encodes MKRQRENAIVFADPERCLGCHGCELACAVAHSGTGLHQAALSGLTLRPRNKVVAAGGVMMPVQCRQCEDAPCAAACPTGAMLQESGQVGVREKNCVGCKVCVMVCPFGAISVKHEGSDPESCRTNGGVARKCDLCAGTGRGLPACVEACPTKALSLVDLEEYRQTLIEARAAELAQSLQHLKSRKARI; translated from the coding sequence ATGAAGCGACAACGTGAAAATGCCATCGTATTTGCCGATCCCGAGCGCTGTCTCGGCTGCCACGGCTGCGAACTGGCCTGTGCCGTGGCCCATTCGGGGACGGGGCTGCACCAGGCGGCGCTCTCGGGGCTGACCCTGAGGCCGCGCAACAAGGTGGTGGCTGCGGGAGGCGTGATGATGCCGGTGCAGTGCCGCCAGTGCGAGGACGCGCCTTGCGCCGCGGCCTGCCCCACCGGCGCCATGCTGCAGGAGAGCGGCCAGGTCGGGGTACGCGAGAAGAACTGCGTCGGGTGCAAGGTCTGCGTCATGGTCTGCCCCTTCGGCGCAATCAGCGTGAAGCACGAGGGGAGCGATCCGGAGAGCTGCCGCACCAACGGCGGCGTGGCGCGCAAGTGCGACCTCTGCGCCGGCACCGGCCGCGGCCTCCCGGCCTGCGTCGAGGCATGCCCCACCAAGGCGCTCTCGCTGGTCGACCTGGAAGAGTACCGTCAGACCCTTATCGAGGCGCGGGCCGCCGAATTGGCCCAATCCCTCCAACATCTCAAATCAAGGAAGGCAAGGATATGA
- the cooS gene encoding anaerobic carbon-monoxide dehydrogenase catalytic subunit, translating to MTMKLTTDPSAATLLPIAKKEGVSTVWDRHRAMQPQCGFGQLGVCCRICWKGPCRIDPFGDGPQRGICGADADTIVARNVIRMIAAGAAGHSEHGRHVALALQGVAEGRLPAYQIRDEAKLRAVAAKLDICTEGQDIPAIAAAVAKATLEDFQNQDHDAPCNWIEASLTKKRLERLQALHVLPHNIDAVITQIMGRTLVGCDADPVNLILGGIKGALADFDGMCLATELSDALFGTPSPVITAANLGVIKPDAVNIAVHGHNPLLSEVVCEVAGQMDEEARKAGAKDGINIVGICCTGNEVMVRHGIPLAANYLSQELALITGAVDAMVVDVQCIMPSVSEIGACFHTAVITTMAENKIPGATHVDFKEETALESARRIVATAIDAYKRRDPRRVNIPDFKQTAIVGFGVESVVGALATLNAEDPLQPLIENIANGNIRGIALFAGCNSTQVAQDSSFVTMAKKLAANNVLMLATGCGAGSFAKHGLMTQEATLEYAGDSLKAVLTAIGTSAGLNGPLPLVLHMGSCVDNSRAVQVAVAVADKLGVDLDQLPLVASAPEAMSEKAVAIGTWSVALGIPTHLGTMPQVTGSAKVTELLTQTAKDLLGGYFLVELDPNLAADKLLEVIEERRKGLGI from the coding sequence ATGACCATGAAGCTCACTACCGATCCGTCCGCGGCAACCCTGTTGCCCATCGCGAAAAAAGAAGGCGTCTCCACCGTCTGGGACCGCCACCGCGCCATGCAGCCCCAGTGCGGCTTCGGCCAGTTGGGCGTCTGCTGCCGTATCTGCTGGAAAGGGCCCTGCCGCATCGATCCGTTCGGCGACGGCCCCCAGCGCGGCATCTGCGGCGCCGACGCCGACACCATCGTGGCCAGGAACGTGATCCGCATGATCGCGGCCGGTGCCGCCGGACATTCAGAGCACGGCCGCCACGTGGCGCTTGCCCTGCAGGGTGTGGCGGAGGGGAGGCTCCCCGCATATCAGATTCGCGACGAGGCGAAGCTCCGCGCCGTCGCGGCGAAGCTCGACATCTGCACGGAAGGACAGGACATCCCGGCCATCGCCGCCGCGGTCGCCAAGGCGACCCTGGAAGACTTCCAGAATCAAGACCACGATGCCCCCTGCAACTGGATCGAGGCGAGCCTCACCAAGAAGCGCCTGGAGCGCCTGCAGGCCCTGCACGTGCTGCCGCACAACATCGACGCCGTTATCACCCAGATCATGGGGCGCACCCTGGTGGGGTGCGACGCGGACCCGGTCAACCTGATCCTGGGCGGCATCAAGGGCGCGCTGGCAGATTTCGACGGCATGTGCCTCGCCACCGAGCTCTCCGACGCCCTCTTCGGCACGCCGAGCCCGGTAATCACCGCCGCCAACCTCGGCGTCATCAAGCCCGACGCGGTCAACATCGCGGTGCACGGCCACAACCCGCTTCTGAGCGAGGTGGTCTGCGAGGTCGCCGGGCAGATGGACGAGGAGGCGAGGAAGGCGGGGGCCAAGGACGGCATCAACATCGTCGGCATCTGCTGCACCGGCAACGAGGTCATGGTGCGCCACGGCATCCCGCTGGCGGCGAACTACCTCTCGCAGGAACTGGCGCTTATTACCGGCGCGGTGGATGCCATGGTGGTCGACGTGCAGTGCATCATGCCCTCGGTGAGCGAGATCGGCGCCTGCTTCCACACCGCCGTGATCACCACCATGGCGGAGAACAAGATCCCGGGGGCGACGCACGTGGACTTCAAGGAGGAGACCGCCCTGGAGAGTGCGCGCCGCATCGTGGCTACCGCCATCGACGCCTACAAGCGCCGCGACCCGCGCCGGGTCAACATCCCGGACTTCAAGCAGACCGCCATCGTCGGCTTCGGCGTCGAGTCCGTGGTGGGTGCGCTGGCGACCCTGAATGCGGAAGATCCGCTCCAGCCGCTGATCGAGAACATCGCCAACGGCAACATCCGCGGCATCGCCCTGTTCGCAGGCTGCAACTCGACCCAGGTGGCGCAGGACAGCAGCTTCGTCACCATGGCCAAGAAGCTCGCCGCCAACAACGTGCTCATGCTCGCCACCGGCTGCGGCGCGGGCTCCTTCGCCAAGCACGGTCTGATGACCCAGGAGGCGACGCTGGAGTACGCGGGCGATTCGCTGAAGGCGGTGTTGACCGCCATCGGCACCTCGGCCGGTCTGAACGGGCCGCTGCCGCTGGTCTTGCACATGGGCTCCTGCGTGGACAACAGCCGCGCCGTGCAGGTGGCCGTTGCCGTCGCCGACAAGTTGGGCGTCGACCTCGACCAGCTGCCGCTGGTCGCCTCCGCGCCGGAGGCGATGTCGGAGAAGGCCGTGGCCATCGGCACCTGGAGCGTTGCGCTCGGCATCCCGACCCATCTGGGGACCATGCCGCAGGTGACCGGTTCCGCCAAGGTGACCGAGCTGCTGACCCAGACCGCCAAGGACCTGCTGGGCGGCTACTTCCTCGTCGAGCTCGACCCGAACCTCGCAGCCGACAAGCTCCTGGAGGTGATCGAGGAGCGCAGGAAGGGATTGGGGATTTAG